A single region of the Brassica rapa cultivar Chiifu-401-42 chromosome A03, CAAS_Brap_v3.01, whole genome shotgun sequence genome encodes:
- the LOC103849653 gene encoding 60S ribosomal protein L3-2 — protein sequence MSHRKFEHPRHGSLGFLPRKRANRQRGKVKAFPKDDHTKPCRLTSFLGYKAGMTHIVREVEKPGSKLHKKETCEAVTVIETPPMVVVGVVGYVKTPRGLRSLSTVWAQHLSEDVRRRFYKNWAKSKKKAFTKYSKKHETEEGKKDIQSQLDKMKKYCTVIRVLAHTQIRKMKGLKQKKAHLNEIQVNGGDVAKKVDYAYSLFEKQVPVDAIFQKDEMIDIIGVTKGKGYEGVVTRWGVTRLPRKTHRGLRKVACIGAWHPARVSYTVARAGQNGYHHRTEMNKKIYRLGKVGQETHTAMTEFDRTEKEITPMGGFPHYGIVKEDYLLIKGCCVGPKKRVVTLRQTLLKQTSRVALEEIKLKFIDTSSTGGHGRFQTAEEKAKFYGRVKA from the exons ATGTCTCACAGAAAGTTTGAGCATCCAAGGCACGGTTCTTTGGGTTTCCTTCCAAGGAAAAGGGCTAACAGGCAACGTGGAAAAG TGAAGGCCTTCCCCAAGGATGATCATACTAAGCCTTGCAGACTCACTTCCTTTTTGGGATATAAGGCTGGTATGACTCACATTGTCAGAGAAGTTGAAAAACCTGGATCAA AGCTCCACAAGAAGGAAACATGTGAAGCTGTGACTGTGATTGAGACACCTCCCATGGTGGTTGTTGGTGTGGTTGGGTACGTGAAGACACCCCGTGGTCTCCGCTCTCTAAGCACTGTGTGGGCTCAGCACTTGAGCGAAGATGTGAGGAGGAGGTTCTACAAGAACTGGGCCAAGTCTAAGAAGAAGGCGTTCACCAAATACTCAAAGAAGCATGAAACCGAAGAAGGTAAAAAAGACATTCAAAGTCAATTGGACAAGATGAAGAAGTACTGCACTGTCATCAGAGTTCTTGCCCACACTCAGATAAGGAAGATGAAAGGACTCAAGCAGAAGAAGGCTCATCTGAATGAGATTCAGGTCAACGGTGGAGACGTAGCAAAGAAGGTTGACTATGCCTACAGTCTATTCGAGAAGCAAGTCCCTGTGGATGCCATCTTCCAGAAAGATGAGATGATTGACATCATCGGCGTCACTAAAGGAAAAGGTTATGAAGGTGTGGTTACAAGATGGGGTGTGACCCGTCTTCCAAGGAAAACTCATCGTGGACTCCGCAAGGTGGCTTGCATTGGAGCCTGGCACCCTGCTAGAGTCTCGTACACAGTGGCTAGAGCTGGGCAGAACGGGTACCACCACCGTACTGAGATGAACAAGAAGATTTACAGACTTGGTAAAGTTGGCCAAGAGACTCACACAGCCATGACCGAGTTCGACAGAACCGAGAAGGAGATCACACCGATGGGAGGGTTCCCGCACTATGGGATAGTGAAGGAAGACTATTTGTTGATCAAGGGATGTTGCGTGGGGCCGAAGAAACGTGTGGTGACTTTGAGACAGACGTTGTTGAAGCAGACTTCTAGGGTTGCGTTGGAGGAGATAAAGCTTAAGTTCATTGACACGTCTTCTACCGGTGGACACGGTCGTTTCCAGACTGCTGAAGAGAAGGCCAAGTTCTATGGTAGAGTCAAGgcttag